Within Thamnophis elegans isolate rThaEle1 chromosome 11, rThaEle1.pri, whole genome shotgun sequence, the genomic segment AGGTAGTCCGGCTCTGCATTTAGCTTTGCTTTTAGCTCCAGGTATTCGTTCCTGTTGGGCTCTACGTAAACAGTGCTTGGGGGAGTGTAGAGCACTGTTTCCCGGAGCCTACTGTCCCCCGAGCCGGAATGCAAGTAGGGGTGAGGCGGGCGCCTAATGTCATAGTTAGGGGAATAGGTGTAGGCAGTTGGAGGGAACTTAGGGTACTCAGGGAGGTTACTGCCCCCCAAGGTGGAAGAAGGGTGTTTGTCAGGCTCCAAAATGCCCCTATAAAAATGATCAGCATCCTGAACAGGGGAAAGCAACTCGTCCCGAGGCTCAATGGTGCTGACACTGTATGTGGGGTTCCGGAGGGATTCCTCTTGTCCCCCTGGAGCTGCAGGAGGTGGCCCCAAAACTTGTGAGGGAGGAAGGGGTTGGGGCTGGAGATGATGATTACTGTAGGTCACCTTGAGCTCATGGAGATCTTTGTAATCCTCACCCGCATTGCCCTCCCTGGAGCGGTAGATGGGGTTCTTGCACATGTGCCTAAAGGATGAGGGATGTACTCATAGACATGTCCAGCTGGGGTTTTCACCTTAGGCAAAGCTGgaccgccgccgcctcctcctcctccacggtGAAGATGCTGTGGATGTTGCTGGTGATGGGTGTGGAGGTGAGAATGGGGAGTTCCCCCTCCTGTGTATACGCTATACTGCATGTTGAAGGAGCTCACATCTGAGTTGTTGGTGCTGGCATGGTCACCTTGAACCTTCTTCCTACGTTTCATAACCAGCACAAAAAGACCTGCAGCCACAAACACAGACATGATGAAGACTAGCAGTAAGCTGAGAATCAGCACCGATAAAGGCACcgtggaagaagaggaagaggaggaagaagagccaCCAGAAGGTGATGCTGAACTGTCCTCTTCCATGGTGCTATTGAACTGCCCCGAATTGGAGAAAGAGGTGGTCCTTGCTGGTCCCTGCATGGATGATGGTGTGGGTGTGGAAACAATGATGTCAGAATAGTCTGGACAGAGCAGCTCTGGTTTGATGTTCCTCATATAATTCTCAGCAAATTTCTTAGGGGATTCACAGATTACCTGGTCCACAAGGACTCCCGTGTTGAGTTGTTCAAGCCATAACTTCATGCCCACCACATCACATGTACAATCCCATGGATTCTCATGAAGATCTATCTGCAGCAAGGATTTTAGTTGATCAAGCACCCCACTTACAGGAAGGTAGGAGAAGTGATTGCTCCGCAGATTCAATCTATAGAGAGTTAAGCCAGAAAAATGCCCACAGGTAAAGATCTCAGCAATTGTTGTTGAGAAACAAGAGCTGTAAATTGGGCACAGGATCAAACGTGCCTGTCTCAATCTCCCGGATGACATTATATTGCAGGAAAAGGTTACTGCAGCTCTGAAGCCCAATAAAAAAGCTCTGAATTCAATTTTTCAATCCGATTCCCATTCAGATAAAGCCTCCGCAAATTAGTTAAATCCCCAAGGCCGGTCCTGAATGACCGAGATACGGTTATTGCCCAGATGGAGCAAATCTAACCCTGTAGCATCCAGGAAATCTGACCTGCGCACCAGGGCAATGTAGTTCTCAGTCAGGTACATCTTCTTGGGTATACGGTTTGGGTTGGAGTTCTGAGATGCTCTCGATCTTCCTTTCTTGGCAGTTGACATTGAGGCCCAAGTCAGATATCTGTAGGGTTGCAAGTGCAAGCTGTAGGACACTCCAAAGGCACCGGGGATTGGTCTGGTAAGCAATGCTAGGGCCGTAATTGCTGTATCCAGATCCTTGGAGGGCAATCGAGAGGTGGGACGCACCCTAGACTTGTTAGGCTGGCGTGTCCCTTTGGGTTTCAAAGGTGTTTTGTAAACAGCTGAAGAGGAAGTAGCCACAGAGTTTACAGAGGCTGGAGTGGTATGAAAATACCCTGTAGTACTTAGTGGAGTTTGCGGTCTCATCTCATAATCTGAGATGAGTCTCCGAGGGCAAAGCTCCTGCTTGGAAACCTCATCCAAATCTCTCCCGTGTAACCGGAAAGGAGTTTCACACACTACATCCCCCACCAAGGCTGAGTAGGATATGCTGTCCAGCCAATCCTTCAGGGAGATTAGTTCACAGGAGCAATTCCATGGGTTCTCCTCCAGCTGCAACTCCACCACCTTATCCATGTGCTGCAGAAGGCCCAGGTATGGCAGAAGTTTCAGTCGGTTGCCCCTTAGGTCAAGATGAGTCAAGGGCACAAAGCGGAACAGGTTGTTGGGCAATGACGAGAGGAGATTGTCATTCAGGATCAGCACCTGCAGCAGGTGGAGCTTGCTGAAGGAGCTGGGCTCGATGACACTGATGTAATTGTAATCAACTTGAAGATACTCCAAGCTCTCCAGGCCTACAAAAGTGTCATCTCTCAGTATCTccagtttgttgttgttcaggTGCAGCCTCCTTAAGCCCCTCAGACCATGAAAGGCTCCCGTTTCAATGTCTTGGATATCGTTGCCCCCCAAGTGCAAAATAGAAGCCCCACTGTAGTTAACAAATTGATTGGGGTAGAGCCGATTGAGAAGATTCCCAGACAGCAGGAGATGATAGATGGAGAATCTGGGAGGACTAATCTCAGAGAGGCTAATGATGCCCCGGTTCTCACAGCTCACCGTTAAGAGGCCGTCTTTCTCCTCGCAAGGACATTTATTGTCACAGATCTCGCCATAATATTCGATGCTCTCCGCCCAGGCCAGGACAAGAGATGTTAAAGCAAAAGTGATGGTTTGCACCATCCAGATACGCATTTTTCTGTTGAGATCCTGCTCCTGAATCACCGTAGAGCAGCAAGCATACATGTTATCTCCTGCAAAAGGCACAAAAAAAGAGAACACAAATACCAGGCTGTCACAAGAGTGGAGCAGGAAAATCTAGGCATGACACTGTTAAGAAGTCAAAACACAggtgggagaagggaaggaaactgGCTTCTCTTTGCCAAGATTCTTCGTTTTTAGAAACGTTAGACCAATGGGTCTTAAGTGGCATTTTCTCAGTACAGAGATTTTCGAACTGTCCAAAGGAAAGGCATTTTCTCTGAAACCCTTTGGCTTCCTAACCCTAGGAGTGTTTTCCTACATCCCTACAAtttgttttccccccccctgccacacacacacacacacacacacacacacaccgtgtaCAATGTGTccataaatatacataaaatggCTGTCAGTTTAGTTACTCAGTTCTAATAAGAATAGAACCATTTTATAAGCCTTTCATCCTCACCTATTATCCATGTCATTTTTTGCTTGGTCTCCTGCCCTTGTTTAGAACCTTTTCTTCTGAACGGTTCTCTGCTGCGAAGGAAAAGTCCCCATTATTTTGCTAAAACaaatctctccccctctctctctctctctctctctctctctctctctctctctctctctctctctctctctctctctctctccttccctccctccctctcctcctccccattttgttttttttttaaagcatttaaatgCCATTGCAGGGATCCTGCTGTAATATTTTCAAAgaatctcactctctttctctctatatatgtctACGGCTTTCTGTAACAGCAACACTGAAAGCCTGAAACAGAAGTAGCTTCCCAAACACCTGATATTCCTAATCAGTTTTGCTCTGGGTGCTTAGATAGAAAATGCTTGGAGACTTAAAACTTAATTTAAAATTCATAATAAAGGAAAATACCAGAGCTGGGGATTCTTTAACTGAGTAATTCAATTTTCTGATCTCCCATatcatctcattttttaaaaataaataaataaataaataaaagacggGGCTAGCCACTGATGAAATACTTAGGAATTCTTATCCGAATCAAATGGTTCTGAAAAAGCCTCATCATCACTCACTGGCTTCTGCTTTAATTGGCTGGTAAGTAAGTTATTTTCACAAAAGCATTGGGTTGAAAAGCAGTAATACTGCACAAAAACACCCTCCCAGAGAGGCACACGAAAACTGTATGCTTGGACACACAAGTCTTGTCCTTTAAATGGTCATCCAGAACTTCTCAAGCAGGCTAGAACTGGGTCTTTCCCTCTGGCCTCAGCCATAATTAGTCTCTGATTTCCTATAGCTCTGGTAACACGCTATTCGCAGGACCATGCAATGATCTAAGCCACTTGGAAGGGACCCGATGGCCACCAAGAATTGGACATGTGGAGCTTTCTCAGCTGCTGTCCATCTGAGAAGGCATTGCAGACAGATAGATGGAGTAATTCCACCCAAATCCATCtctttgtgcccccccccccccgcattttgACCCACAAGCATAGCCAGTGTCACTGAAATGCATTCTGGCAAATAGGATTGCCCTTTCcccacctccaccaccacccctcctctGCCTCCCATTGCAAAATACTTCTACTCTCTGAATGCAATGTTATAGGAATGGGTGAATAAATCACCATAAATCACCCCCCATCGTAAATCACCCTGTTTTCCATGCATTTGCAGATGGAAGGTTGGGTTGCCTGTTGTGATTTGTTAGATGGAGGGCTAGGTGGCATTTGCTCAAATCAAATCTCATCCTAAGTCCTAGTCTTCCCTTGTTCCCCAGCTAAGGACTTGGGAGATTTCTTCCCATGCTTTCCTTGGAGTAGATAGAGCCGAAGAAGAGACATGTGGTTCTGATTATTGAGTTTGCAGGCTGAGTTCCAGGATTTTGTAGCAGTGGCCAAGCAGGTTAAAGAAGAAGTGTTTTTGTTCTCCAAGGGTttggccaaaaaaaagagaaaaaaaaagcacagcggaCTTTCTGCATCAAGCAAGGAAATAAGGGGGAAGGGGTTGCAAGAAAAAAGAAGCAGCAATCCTGCACTTCCAAGACCATTCCCAGCTCCACtatcaccatccatccatccatgaagtGACTAATTCCCTTGGTCCAAAGGGGAAATAAATCTCCAATAAATTAGCAGCCAAGcaacccttcccctcttccttgaAAATCTTTATTAAAAGGAGCCACTACCCGAGGATGTAGATGTCCTCTCCCACTTGCCAAACAGTTGCGAGGGGtgggaaataaaagttaaaatgtaGCATCCAGAAAGGGTAGCAGCTCGCAGATCAGGCTGCAAAGGCTGGtgaaaaggggaggaggaagaagaggaggaggaagtctgCTAACTGGAACGGGGTATCGGATTCAATCTCTATGTCTTGATCTCTCTCTTTCCGAAACGGGGAAGGGTCGGTTTTTTTTCTCGTCGCCCACCCTTTCCAatgccctcctcccctccctagcCCGGAGGGTGGGGGTGTGGGGGGGTGTAAGAATCTAAGAATGCTTCCCTTTTAGATAGCGCGCTGGAGCAGCTTGCAAACGAAAGCAACCTTTCCAGTTGCTCCAGCAGTGGCAGTTGGAATCCCTGGTGGTGTTTGGTTAGGGGGGGTGGGTGGAattggggtggtgggggtggagggggaaggggagccaAGAGCAACCGGGAGACACGGATCaacgctctccccccccccccactacagCCACCCACCCCCGTTTCCTCCACCCCTTTGCTACTTACGGAGGCTGAAATCTCCAGGGCCCCAGCATCGTTGCAACCCCGAACGCTACGCCGGCTCGCTCGCTGTTGCAAACCGCCCAGGCAGAGGCGAAAAGGAAGGCGGTGGGGAATGCGGTCGCAAAGGCTGCTTCGCCAGCGAGGGACACatacgcgcgcgcgcgcacatacacgcacacacacacacaccacacaaacacacacacgtacaGCCTTGCACACAGGCTGAGGCGCCCTCTTTCCAggtctcttccttccccccccccccagaccccgtcgcgcgcgcgcgcacacgcaCAAGCAGCGGCGGTGCCGGGGGGGGCTGCCTCccgaaacgcccccccccccaatagcggAAAGTGGAAGGAATTGAGGAGGGGGGGGCGCGACAAGCAGGGGAGACAGGGAAGGGCGAGGCGGAGAGAAGGGAggtggagagggaaggggaggagaaacgGAGAGGGGGGggattgccaagaaaattgccgAGTGGTATAGGGAGGGGGGGGTGATCCGGGTAAGGAAGGTGTGCGTGGTGTTGAATGACAAGCAGGGGGAAACGGCGAGCGATCCGGTCTGGAGAGAGTAAATGCTAAAGCGAAGCTGACCCGTTGGCGCAAGGGGGACCCGGAGACcccagggtggggggagggaggatgtgAGTTTATGATGATGGGTTATGGGTGTTTATTTTTCCAAAGACGTCAACAGCTGGAAACCTAAGGTGCCCCGTTTTGGGAAAGAGGTCCTAGATCTCTACCTAGAAACCAGGATCGATGTGGGTCAGAGTTGGCGGTGAGGTGGGAAGAGATGGAGCTggtgaaaaggagaaagagggaaagacatGAGTGGGGCCTGAGAAATGGAGAGCCAATATGGGacatgaatctatctatctatctatctatctatctatctatctatctatctatctatctatctatctatccatctatccatccatccatccat encodes:
- the SLITRK5 gene encoding LOW QUALITY PROTEIN: SLIT and NTRK-like protein 5 (The sequence of the model RefSeq protein was modified relative to this genomic sequence to represent the inferred CDS: inserted 9 bases in 6 codons; deleted 2 bases in 2 codons) → MYACCSTVIQEQDLNRKMRIWMVQTITFALTSLVLAWAESIEYYGEICDNKCPCEEKDGLLTVSCENRGIISLSEISPPRFSIYHLLLSGNLLNRLYPNQFVNYSGASILHLGGNDIQDIETGAFHGLRGLRRLHLNNNKLEILRDDTFVGLESLEYLQVDYNYISVIEPSSFSKLHLLQVLILNDNLLSSLPNNLFRFVPLTHLDLRGNRLKLLPYLGLLQHMDKVVELQLEENPWNCSCELISLKDWLDSISYSALVGDVVCETPFRLHGRDLDEVSKQELCPRRLISDYEMRPQTPLSTTGYFHTTPASVNSVATSSSAVYKTPLKPKGTRQPNKSRVRPTSRLPSKDXGYSNYGPSIAYQTXSPVPLECPTACTCNLQISDLGLNVNCQERKIESISELQPKPYXPKKMYLTENYIALVRRSDFLDATGLDLLHLGNNRISVIQDRXLGDLTNLRRLYLNGNRIEKLNSELFYGLQSCSNLFLQYNVIREIETGTFDPVPNLQLLFLNNNXAEIFTCGHFSGLTLYRLNLRSNHFSYLPVSGVLDQLKSLLQIDLHENPWDCTCDVVGMKLWLEQLNTGVLVDQVICESPKKFAENYMRNIKPELLCPDYSDIIVSTPTPSSMQGPARTTSFSNSGQFNSTMEEDSSASPSGGSSSSSSSSSTVPLSVLILSLLLVFIMSVFVAAGLFVLVMKRRKKVQGDHASTNNSDVSSFNMQYSVYTGGGTPHSHLHTHHQQHPQHLHRGGGGGGGGPALPKVKTPAGHVYEYIPHPLXHMCKNPIYRSREGNAGEDYKDLHELKVTYSNHHLQPQPLPPSQVLGPPPAAPGGQEESLRNPTYSVSTIEPRDELLSPVQDADHFYRGILEPDKHPSSTLGGSNLPEYPKFPPTAYTYSPNYDIRRPPHPYLHSGSGDSRLRETVLYTPPSTVYVEPNRNEYLELKAKLNAEPDYLEVLEKQTTFSQF